A stretch of Henckelia pumila isolate YLH828 chromosome 4, ASM3356847v2, whole genome shotgun sequence DNA encodes these proteins:
- the LOC140867726 gene encoding serine/threonine-protein kinase D6PKL1-like has translation MERIPESQPLQWKLPVVAKVMKSHPTLLNEQISKPMNLWKSKELDFPVPGQAWRGKNFLEEDEELMPDVISFKFSGDSCEENGSTSFHGVSHPPEPVDTDSMSPVYVPITENNGDRNCLVKSLPMRGPFLEDLSIQVRSIKPHPSLPSPSESLGEEPNNLAAVSSPFSIPRPSQNTEASPLHDSEEKECIWDASLPPSGNVSPLSSIDSVGVARTMSVVNSCASTYRSDGMISDGMFSVDRNYASTKGSIRGDSLESTKTSLSRASESSGLSDDSNWSNITGSANKPHKGNDPRWKAILAIRARDGILGMNHFKLLKRLGCGDIGSVYLSELSSTHCFFAMKVMDKASLASRKKLTRAQTEREILQLLDHPFLPTLYTHFETDRFSCLVMEYCPGGDLHTLRQRQPGKHFSEYATRFYAAEVLLALEYLHMLGVVYRDLKPENVLVRDDGHIMLSDFDLSLQCAVSPTLIRTSGFDSDPLKRGGSFCVQPSCIEPASVCIQPACFLPRIFPQKIKRKPGKTRAELGFPSGTLPELVAEPTSARSMSFVGTHEYLAPEIIKGEGHGSAVDWWTFGIFLHELLYGKTPFKGSGNRATLFNVVGQQLKFPDTPATSYASRDLIRGLLVKEPQNRLGVKRGATEIKQHAFFEGVNWALIRCSTPPEVPRPAEAELPVKFGQVAHVEPVGIGGGGKSAMGTDVKSGGKYLDFEFF, from the exons ATGGAGAGAATCCCTGAATCGCAACCACTTCAATGGAAACTACCTGTTGTGGCTAAGGTGATGAAGTCTCACCCTACTTTGTTGAATGAACAGATCAGCAAGCCAATGAACTTGTGGAAATCGAAAGAGTTGGATTTCCCCGTCCCTGGACAAGCATGGAGAGGAAAGAATTTTTTGGAGGAGGACGAAGAACTCATGCCTGATGTTATATCATTTAAATTCAGTGGCGATTCTTGCGAGGAAAATGGTTCTACTTCCTTTCATGGGGTGAGTCATCCCCCAGAACCGGTTGACACAGACTCAATGAGTCCGGTTTATGTACCAATCACTGAGAACAATGGGGACCGGAACTGTCTTGTTAAAAGCCTTCCTATGAGGGGACCTTTTCTTGAAGATCTATCTATACAAGTACGAAGTATCAAACCGCACCCATCATTACCTTCGCCCTCTGAGAGCCTGGGCGAAGAGCCTAATAATTTAGCTGCTGTTTCATCACCATTCTCGATTCCTCGCCCATCGCAAAACACTGAAGCAAGTCCTCTCCATGATTCCGAGGAAAAAGAATGTATATGGGATGCTTCATTGCCTCCAAGTGGCAATGTTAGTCCACTTAGTAGCATTGATAGTGTTGGTGTTGCTAGGACTATGAGTGTTGTTAATAGCTGTGCTAGCACCTATCGAAGTGATGGAATGATTAGTGATGGAATGTTTAGTGTGGACAGAAACTATGCGAGCACGAAAGGAAGTATTCGTGGGGATTCTCTTGAGAGTACTAAAACTAGCCTTAGCCGAGCTAGCGAGAGCAGCGGCCTCAGCGATGACAGTAACTGGAGCAACATTACAGGAAGTGCGAATAAGCCTCATAAAGGCAATGACCCTAGATGGAAGGCTATACTTGCTATACGAGCACGTGATGGTATTTTAGGCATGAACCATTTCAAGTTACTAAAAAGACTCGGTTGTGGGGATATTGGAAGTGTGTATCTTTCTGAGCTTAGCTCGACGCACTGCTTCTTTGCCATGAAGGTGATGGATAAGGCGTCACTTGCCAGTCGGAAGAAACTTACTCGGGCGCAAACTGAAAGAGAGATCTTGCAGCTTCTGGATCATCCTTTCTTGCCTACACTTTACACACATTTTGAGACAGACAGGTTTTCCTGTTTGGTCATGGAATATTGCCCTGGTGGAGACTTGCACACACTGAGGCAGCGACAACCTGGAAAACATTTTTCCGAATATGCAACAAG GTTTTATGCAGCAGAAGTTCTTTTGGCGCTCGAGTATCTTCACATGCTTGGAGTCGTATATAGAGACTTGAAACCAGAAAATGTTCTTGTTCGCGATGATGGTCACATCATGCTTTCAGATTTCGACCTTTCCCTGCAGTGTGCGGTTTCACCAACGCTCATAAGAACTTCCGGATTCGATTCTGACCCTTTGAAAAGAGGAGGTTCATTCTGTGTGCAGCCATCTTGCATCGAGCCCGCATCAGTCTGCATCCAACCGGCATGTTTTCTTCCCCGGATATTCCCCCAAAAGATCAAAAGAAAGCCTGGGAAAACCCGAGCAGAGCTTGGATTTCCGTCTGGTACTCTACCTGAGTTAGTTGCAGAACCTACATCAGCTAGGTCCATGTCATTCGTCGGTACCCACGAATACCTAGCCCCAGAAATCATCAAAGGTGAAGGCCATGGCAGTGCAGTGGATTGGTGGACGTTTGGTATATTTTTACACGAATTGCTCTATGGTAAAACTCCTTTCAAGGGGTCTGGCAACCGTGCCACGCTTTTCAATGTAGTCGGGCAGCAGCTCAAGTTTCCTGATACGCCAGCGACTAGTTATGCAAGTCGGGATCTCATCCGTGGACTGCTTGTCAAAGAGCCACAAAACCGACTTGGGGTGAAAAGAGGAGCCACTGAGATCAAGCAGCACGCGTTTTTCGAAGGCGTGAACTGGGCTCTGATAAGATGCAGCACTCCACCAGAGGTGCCAAGACCGGCTGAGGCTGAGCTGCCCGTGAAATTCGGGCAAGTAGCTCATGTTGAGCCGGTCGGGATCGGAGGTGGGGGTAAAAGTGCAATGGGAACAGACGTGAAATCTGGGGGTAAATATCTGGATTTTGAGTTCTTTTAG